One window from the genome of Halomicrobium zhouii encodes:
- a CDS encoding carboxylate--amine ligase, producing the protein MGRDRSRPTVMVLDGDNDNAIQVATELSEDLDAEVVGVGTSNWSRLLRSRYCDVGVTTGPASEPGYADQLLDAVEAHRPDLLVPVGYHSVAAVDRIRDDLPDAVECWLPPSDSLDVAVDKVATAELAAELDVGTPTSFTDRVAALDERGRPGEVADLPFPLFLKARHECGKNVTAAVERPGAFWATYDDLVAERGVREVIVQECIPGERTYACGLLYDDGAPQLLFAHEELRSVPREGGSGTRVRLFRDPRIETAAIRLLDSLDWHGPALVEFKRCADGSYALMEINPKLWASYALASQAGYRFVSTCARRALGLDGAQTGHPPDATAEMVFPLRELYYAARTDDESLLRSAAAICWPPARLDLNLRDLGAWLTPPAAVVDTVDTATAGPSSVETSAQNAANGDGRADETDRRPASSEGTNVDPPPGDADESIADEADLPGD; encoded by the coding sequence ATGGGACGAGACCGCAGCCGTCCGACAGTGATGGTGCTCGACGGCGACAACGACAACGCCATCCAGGTCGCCACCGAGCTCTCCGAGGACCTGGACGCCGAGGTCGTCGGCGTCGGCACCAGCAACTGGAGTCGCCTGCTCCGGTCCCGGTACTGTGACGTCGGCGTGACGACGGGTCCCGCGAGCGAGCCGGGGTACGCCGACCAGCTCCTCGACGCCGTCGAGGCGCACCGTCCCGACCTCCTGGTCCCGGTGGGGTACCACTCCGTGGCCGCCGTCGACCGGATTCGGGACGACCTCCCCGACGCGGTGGAGTGCTGGCTCCCGCCCTCGGACTCACTCGACGTCGCCGTCGACAAGGTCGCGACCGCGGAACTGGCGGCCGAACTCGACGTCGGCACGCCCACGTCGTTCACCGACCGCGTCGCGGCCCTCGACGAGCGAGGTCGACCGGGCGAGGTCGCCGACCTGCCGTTTCCCCTCTTCCTCAAAGCCCGTCACGAGTGCGGAAAGAACGTCACGGCGGCGGTCGAACGTCCCGGGGCGTTCTGGGCGACCTACGACGACCTCGTCGCCGAGCGCGGCGTCCGGGAGGTGATCGTCCAGGAGTGCATCCCGGGCGAACGGACCTACGCCTGCGGGCTCCTCTACGACGACGGCGCGCCGCAACTGCTGTTCGCCCACGAAGAACTCCGCTCCGTCCCGCGCGAAGGCGGCAGCGGGACCCGGGTGCGCCTGTTCCGCGACCCACGGATCGAGACCGCCGCCATCCGCCTGCTCGACAGCCTCGACTGGCACGGACCCGCGCTGGTCGAGTTCAAGCGCTGCGCCGACGGCAGTTACGCCCTCATGGAGATCAATCCGAAGCTCTGGGCCTCTTACGCCCTCGCGAGCCAGGCGGGCTACCGCTTCGTCTCGACGTGTGCGCGGCGCGCGCTCGGACTCGACGGCGCCCAGACGGGCCATCCGCCCGACGCGACGGCGGAGATGGTGTTCCCCCTCCGGGAACTCTACTACGCCGCCCGGACCGACGACGAGTCGCTCCTCCGGTCGGCCGCCGCCATCTGCTGGCCGCCAGCCCGCCTGGACCTGAACCTCCGCGATCTCGGGGCGTGGCTCACCCCACCGGCCGCCGTCGTCGACACCGTCGACACAGCCACCGCCGGTCCATCCAGCGTCGAGACGTCGGCCCAGAACGCGGCGAACGGCGACGGTCGTGCCGACGAAACCGACCGCCGCCCCGCCAGTTCCGAGGGTACGAACGTCGACCCGCCACCTGGTGACGCCGACGAGAGCATCGCAGACGAAGCAGACCTCCCGGGCGATTGA
- a CDS encoding GNAT family N-acetyltransferase has product MSSQSQETGEEAQSTADGYSIRWFRSGDADGVRALFEDALGRTRSRAYVDWKYVDDPYLSHVPINVAERDGNLVGVQAYLPCRLRRADRTVLALQPADAVIHPDHRRNGLYTRMTRQAIDRYEAGEPSLFFNYPTEGALGAQRKLGWESLGALDVFYRIQRPSAFLADALEDALGGAGGRTLERVADVLARGALSALDRAGTPSGSFRVESHEEAPAALLASLYERSVPERLHVEREAQFYEWWLADPTHDYRTYVARSRGDPVAALVTRLTDSGVLQFRDAVPLPPNQPADPLRRLVATALADHTDADVVKSVGETLPADLLGRFGFVRDSAPVLDGQTKPLRMAARPLTTGDADGTGEGTDGRDDDPGGRGDVTDRANWLPTFLEPNKD; this is encoded by the coding sequence ATGTCCAGTCAATCGCAAGAGACGGGCGAAGAGGCCCAGTCGACGGCCGACGGGTACTCGATCCGCTGGTTCCGCAGTGGCGACGCGGACGGCGTTCGCGCCCTGTTCGAGGACGCGCTGGGTCGGACCCGGTCGCGAGCGTACGTCGACTGGAAGTACGTCGACGACCCGTACCTCTCCCACGTCCCGATCAACGTCGCCGAGCGCGACGGCAACCTGGTCGGCGTGCAGGCGTATCTCCCCTGTCGGCTCCGGCGTGCCGACCGGACGGTGCTGGCGCTCCAGCCCGCCGACGCGGTCATCCATCCGGACCACCGCCGGAACGGGCTCTACACCCGGATGACGCGCCAGGCCATCGACCGCTACGAGGCCGGAGAGCCGTCGCTGTTCTTCAACTACCCGACCGAGGGCGCGCTGGGCGCCCAGCGGAAGCTCGGCTGGGAGTCGCTCGGCGCACTCGACGTCTTCTACCGCATCCAGCGCCCCTCGGCGTTCCTCGCCGACGCACTCGAGGACGCTCTCGGCGGCGCGGGCGGTCGGACACTCGAACGCGTCGCAGACGTTCTCGCACGCGGTGCGTTATCGGCCCTCGACAGGGCCGGGACGCCGTCGGGGAGCTTCCGGGTCGAATCCCACGAGGAGGCGCCCGCGGCACTCCTCGCCTCGCTGTACGAACGTTCGGTCCCGGAACGGCTCCACGTCGAGCGCGAGGCGCAGTTCTACGAGTGGTGGCTCGCCGACCCGACCCACGACTACCGGACCTACGTCGCCCGGTCGCGCGGGGACCCCGTCGCGGCCCTCGTGACTCGCCTGACCGACAGCGGCGTGTTGCAGTTCCGCGACGCGGTGCCGCTCCCGCCGAACCAGCCCGCGGACCCGCTCAGACGGCTAGTCGCTACGGCGCTCGCCGACCACACCGACGCCGACGTCGTCAAGTCCGTCGGCGAGACGCTTCCGGCCGACCTCCTGGGTCGGTTCGGCTTCGTCCGCGACTCCGCCCCGGTGCTCGACGGGCAGACGAAACCCCTGCGGATGGCCGCCAGGCCGCTCACGACAGGCGACGCCGACGGGACGGGTGAGGGCACCGACGGACGGGACGACGACCCCGGCGGACGGGGCGACGTCACCGACCGGGCGAACTGGCTTCCGACCTTCCTGGAACCGAACAAGGATTGA
- a CDS encoding ABC transporter substrate-binding protein yields MLDKDNLSRRDFLKGTGGVAGASVLAGCDGGGSGDSTPADSTDTTTGGDGGDGGDGGDAGTTLNMINTGTMTSLDPVAISDTASGIVANQCYEGLMTYPNANPEVEQNLATGYETSDDFLEYTFTLQEGVQYHNDMGELTASDVVYSWERLAASPASERAYFILDSMGVEAQNQNGEAYSTGDEYQPGSMQVEATSDYEVSFTLRRPFHATMQMLAYGNFAIHPEGIVGDIEGYDGEVDQETIATSDSYGTGPFVLDFWEQGDSAQVTAFEDFRRDDQPKLDAINWAIIEKPEPQYRYATNGNADLLKIPTQYYDPSKVSVEETTEAGQEMGTYGPISSGSLNGETVNYLRTPEIGTYYIAFDVSNTEPAVRKAVAYMVNREEIANSTFKKRQPVAYHLTPPAIYPGGAEAYDQHVEENYPYGIAESQIENAKQVMEEAGYGPDNQYELTINSYQGIFTEMVRGLRDKLSAAHINASVEPTDFATIIEKGKQGNLQCYTLGWIADWPAPDNFVQLMAPEYTDVAELGQSALTYTNWSEIDTDAKTQAQEAWDTISNNLDPSDEAAQTRAEAYVDLEEANWEDVVLINIVHGATERFYGDNVSVEPFGGMGISRQTHYTTTKE; encoded by the coding sequence ATGTTAGATAAAGACAATCTATCCCGACGAGATTTCCTGAAGGGCACCGGCGGCGTCGCAGGGGCCTCAGTACTGGCCGGCTGTGACGGCGGCGGCAGCGGCGATTCGACCCCGGCCGATAGTACCGACACGACCACCGGCGGAGACGGTGGTGACGGCGGTGACGGCGGTGACGCCGGTACCACGCTGAACATGATCAACACCGGGACGATGACGTCGCTGGACCCGGTAGCCATCTCCGACACTGCGAGCGGTATCGTCGCGAACCAGTGTTACGAGGGGCTGATGACCTATCCGAACGCGAACCCGGAGGTCGAGCAGAACCTCGCGACGGGGTACGAGACCAGCGACGACTTCCTGGAGTACACGTTCACGCTCCAGGAAGGGGTCCAGTACCACAACGACATGGGCGAACTGACGGCGTCGGACGTCGTCTACTCCTGGGAGCGGCTGGCGGCTTCGCCCGCATCGGAGCGAGCGTACTTCATCCTCGACTCCATGGGGGTCGAGGCGCAAAACCAGAACGGCGAGGCGTACTCTACGGGAGACGAGTACCAGCCGGGGTCGATGCAGGTCGAGGCGACGAGCGACTACGAGGTGTCCTTTACCCTGCGGCGGCCGTTCCACGCGACGATGCAGATGCTCGCGTACGGGAACTTCGCCATCCACCCCGAGGGCATCGTCGGCGACATCGAGGGCTACGACGGCGAGGTCGACCAGGAGACGATCGCCACCAGCGACTCCTACGGGACCGGCCCGTTCGTCCTCGACTTCTGGGAACAGGGCGACTCCGCCCAGGTGACCGCGTTCGAGGACTTCCGTCGCGACGACCAGCCCAAACTCGACGCGATCAACTGGGCCATCATCGAGAAACCGGAGCCCCAGTATCGCTATGCGACGAACGGGAACGCCGACCTCCTGAAGATACCGACCCAGTACTACGACCCGTCCAAGGTGTCGGTCGAAGAGACGACCGAGGCCGGCCAGGAGATGGGGACGTACGGGCCCATCTCCTCGGGCAGCCTGAACGGGGAGACGGTCAACTACCTCCGCACGCCGGAGATCGGGACCTACTACATCGCCTTCGACGTCTCGAACACGGAGCCGGCCGTCCGGAAGGCGGTCGCGTACATGGTCAATCGCGAGGAGATCGCCAACTCGACGTTCAAGAAACGCCAGCCGGTGGCGTACCACCTCACGCCGCCCGCCATCTACCCCGGCGGAGCCGAGGCCTACGACCAGCACGTCGAGGAGAACTACCCCTACGGCATCGCCGAGAGCCAGATCGAGAACGCGAAGCAGGTCATGGAGGAGGCCGGGTACGGCCCGGACAACCAGTACGAGCTGACGATCAACTCCTACCAGGGCATCTTCACCGAGATGGTCCGCGGTCTGCGCGACAAGCTCTCGGCCGCCCACATCAACGCCAGCGTGGAACCGACCGACTTCGCGACCATCATCGAGAAGGGGAAACAGGGGAACCTGCAGTGTTACACCCTCGGGTGGATCGCCGACTGGCCGGCCCCGGACAACTTCGTGCAGCTGATGGCCCCGGAGTACACCGACGTCGCGGAACTGGGGCAGTCCGCGCTGACGTACACGAACTGGAGCGAGATCGACACCGACGCCAAGACGCAGGCCCAGGAGGCCTGGGACACGATCTCGAACAACCTCGACCCGAGCGACGAGGCCGCCCAGACCCGCGCCGAGGCGTACGTCGACCTCGAAGAGGCGAACTGGGAGGACGTGGTCCTGATCAACATCGTCCACGGCGCCACCGAGCGGTTCTACGGGGACAACGTCTCCGTCGAACCGTTCGGCGGGATGGGGATCTCGCGACAGACCCACTACACCACCACGAAGGAGTGA
- a CDS encoding Lrp/AsnC family transcriptional regulator: MVVAYVMVKAHTGEADRLKRDIEAIEGVVEASIVAGDVDLIAKVDVETPGEVKDVAATQIQDIDGIEDTQTYIAMD; this comes from the coding sequence ATGGTCGTCGCCTACGTCATGGTCAAGGCCCACACCGGGGAGGCCGACCGACTGAAACGCGACATCGAGGCCATCGAGGGCGTCGTCGAGGCCTCCATCGTCGCCGGGGACGTCGACCTCATCGCCAAAGTCGACGTCGAGACACCCGGCGAGGTCAAGGACGTCGCCGCCACCCAGATCCAGGACATCGACGGCATCGAGGACACGCAGACGTACATCGCGATGGACTGA
- a CDS encoding Lrp/AsnC family transcriptional regulator, with the protein MVTAFIMIKTAAGKSEGLLAAIRDHEGVTDAHIVAGQYDIIAEAAGDEVYDVMHSVATRIRDLDGVADTRTYICLE; encoded by the coding sequence ATGGTCACCGCCTTCATCATGATAAAGACCGCCGCGGGGAAGTCTGAAGGGCTCCTGGCGGCCATCCGCGACCACGAGGGGGTCACCGACGCCCACATCGTCGCCGGCCAGTACGACATCATCGCCGAGGCCGCCGGCGACGAGGTGTACGACGTGATGCACTCGGTCGCGACGCGCATCCGCGACCTGGACGGCGTCGCCGACACGCGCACCTACATCTGTCTGGAGTGA
- a CDS encoding complex I NDUFA9 subunit family protein, with protein MNVLVVGGDGFIGQYLCTELVERGHEVTSLSRSPDQGVLPDGVSTVAGDVTDYDSIEPAFEGRDAVVNLVALSPLFQPSGGNEMHETVHLGGTRNCVRAAEEHGVDRFVQQSALGADPEGTTHYIRAKGKAEDVVRASDLDWVIFRPSIVFGEGGEFVSFTTKLTTPYVTGLPGGGRTRFQPIFVEEFVPMVAAALEDETHVGETYEIGGPEVVTLAEVAKLAYRARGKSLTVLPVPMVLAGLGLSVAGAIPGFPMGADQYRSLRFDNSVADNDVDAFGVDVADLTTLATYLGVEE; from the coding sequence ATGAACGTGCTCGTGGTCGGCGGCGACGGCTTCATCGGACAGTACCTGTGTACCGAACTCGTCGAGCGCGGCCACGAGGTGACGTCGCTGTCGCGCTCGCCCGACCAGGGCGTGCTCCCGGACGGCGTCTCGACGGTGGCCGGCGACGTCACCGACTACGACTCCATCGAACCCGCATTCGAGGGGCGCGACGCGGTGGTGAACCTGGTCGCACTCTCGCCGCTGTTCCAGCCCAGCGGCGGCAACGAGATGCACGAGACGGTCCACCTCGGCGGGACGCGCAACTGCGTCCGGGCCGCGGAAGAACACGGCGTCGACCGCTTCGTCCAGCAGAGCGCCCTCGGCGCTGACCCGGAGGGGACAACCCACTACATCCGGGCGAAGGGGAAGGCCGAAGACGTCGTGCGCGCGAGCGACCTGGACTGGGTCATCTTCCGCCCGTCTATCGTCTTCGGCGAGGGCGGCGAGTTCGTCTCGTTCACGACGAAACTGACGACGCCGTACGTCACGGGGCTTCCTGGCGGCGGTCGGACGCGCTTCCAGCCGATCTTCGTCGAGGAGTTCGTCCCGATGGTGGCGGCGGCCCTCGAGGACGAGACCCACGTCGGTGAGACGTACGAGATCGGCGGACCAGAAGTGGTGACCCTCGCCGAAGTGGCGAAACTGGCCTATCGCGCCCGGGGGAAGTCACTGACCGTGCTTCCCGTCCCGATGGTGCTCGCCGGCCTCGGGCTGTCAGTGGCCGGGGCCATCCCGGGATTTCCGATGGGCGCCGACCAGTACCGCTCGCTGCGCTTCGACAACAGCGTCGCGGACAACGACGTCGACGCATTCGGTGTCGACGTAGCGGACCTTACCACACTGGCTACGTACCTGGGTGTCGAGGAGTGA
- the tmk gene encoding dTMP kinase gives MLITLEGLDGSGKTSAWESLRSGDGTRDDAVPDDAVFTREPTETWYGEAVERSIGDDDADPLAELFLYTADHAAHLADTVRPALADGRVVVSDRYSDSRYAYQGATLSDALDDPLAYVQDVHAPWTRPPDATVYLDVDPETAAERSGATNKFETADYLADVRENYERLIDEEPQRFVRVDASQSQDDVLEEVHEAVGSLLG, from the coding sequence ATGCTCATCACGCTGGAGGGCCTCGACGGGAGCGGCAAGACGTCCGCCTGGGAGTCGCTCCGGAGCGGCGACGGCACGCGCGACGACGCCGTGCCGGACGACGCCGTCTTCACCCGCGAACCGACGGAGACGTGGTACGGGGAGGCCGTCGAACGCTCCATCGGGGACGACGACGCCGACCCGCTGGCCGAACTGTTCCTCTACACCGCCGACCACGCCGCCCACCTCGCCGACACCGTCCGTCCCGCGCTCGCCGACGGCCGCGTCGTCGTCTCGGACCGCTACTCCGACTCGCGGTACGCCTACCAGGGCGCGACCCTCTCGGACGCCCTCGACGACCCGCTGGCGTACGTCCAGGACGTCCACGCACCCTGGACGCGCCCACCGGACGCCACCGTCTACCTCGACGTCGACCCCGAGACAGCCGCCGAACGCAGCGGCGCCACCAACAAGTTCGAGACGGCCGACTACCTCGCCGACGTGCGCGAGAACTACGAACGGCTCATCGACGAGGAGCCCCAGCGGTTTGTCCGCGTCGACGCCTCTCAGTCGCAGGATGACGTGCTGGAGGAGGTTCACGAAGCCGTCGGATCGCTGCTCGGCTAG
- a CDS encoding ABC transporter permease — protein sequence MSRWKYFLQRLVLTVPILLLAMSIVFLIVRAGPLDPARAIVGMGNPAGYHDVAVDLGIERAVRVDGEVRYVDVPLWQQYVDFMAGLLTLDLGQSWVIYPETSVYEVIALRAPRTLWLGFWSVLIALFVGIPLGFYAGLNPNTWGDYTASFGGIVWRAMPNFWLAVILVAVLSNSQQLFGFSWQQLVVPTNVVTAPNLGFLTDPGMFLSDPGRAFDQLLGATKQILPAAIVLGSSSMGNEMRIGRTAVLETINSNYVETARAKGVSARSIVWKHVFRNALIPLIPIITAEAFLLIGGSVIVEYIFAINGLGQLFFTAATKGDLPLVGSLAFIFILLTLSLNVLQDFLYTIIDPRVGYEEN from the coding sequence ATGAGTAGATGGAAGTATTTTCTGCAACGACTCGTTCTGACCGTCCCCATCCTGCTGCTGGCGATGTCGATCGTGTTCCTGATCGTCCGCGCCGGCCCGCTGGATCCGGCGCGTGCCATCGTCGGGATGGGAAACCCCGCCGGCTACCACGACGTCGCCGTCGACCTCGGAATCGAACGCGCGGTCAGGGTCGACGGCGAGGTCAGGTACGTGGACGTCCCACTGTGGCAACAGTACGTCGACTTCATGGCCGGCCTGCTGACGCTGGATCTCGGCCAGTCGTGGGTCATCTACCCTGAGACGAGCGTCTACGAGGTGATCGCCCTGCGCGCGCCGCGGACCCTCTGGCTCGGCTTCTGGTCGGTGCTGATCGCCCTGTTCGTGGGGATCCCGCTGGGCTTTTACGCGGGACTCAACCCGAACACGTGGGGCGACTACACCGCATCCTTCGGCGGGATCGTCTGGCGGGCGATGCCGAACTTCTGGCTCGCGGTGATCCTCGTCGCGGTGCTGTCGAACTCACAGCAGCTGTTCGGCTTCAGCTGGCAGCAGCTGGTCGTCCCGACGAACGTCGTCACCGCGCCCAACCTGGGTTTCCTGACGGACCCCGGCATGTTCCTGTCCGACCCCGGACGCGCGTTCGACCAGTTGCTCGGCGCGACAAAACAGATCTTGCCGGCGGCCATCGTGCTCGGGTCGTCCTCGATGGGGAACGAGATGCGAATCGGCCGGACCGCCGTCCTCGAGACGATCAACTCGAACTACGTCGAGACGGCGCGGGCCAAGGGCGTCTCCGCACGCTCGATCGTCTGGAAGCACGTCTTCCGGAACGCGCTCATCCCGCTGATCCCGATCATCACCGCCGAGGCGTTCCTGCTCATCGGCGGGTCGGTGATCGTCGAGTACATCTTCGCTATCAACGGGCTCGGCCAGCTGTTTTTCACCGCCGCCACCAAGGGTGACCTGCCGCTGGTCGGCTCACTCGCCTTCATATTCATCCTGCTGACGCTCTCGCTGAACGTCCTGCAGGACTTCCTGTACACGATAATCGACCCCAGAGTCGGCTACGAGGAGAACTGA
- a CDS encoding potassium channel family protein, which produces MRFVIVGSGRVGLRTARVLDESGHEVVVIDSDDAKVARAREEGYDAIEGDGAMEATLDEADLDSADALGALTGDLNDNFVACMIAKEHGCRTVMRIDEDYREEIYRTYAEDVDEVIYPERLGAIAAKNALLGGSIRAVADVAHNLQLVELTVTEQSPVRGYSLSELELPAHSTMMAFGKDGEPARLATDDDTLELGDHLIVLADFDALSDVRSIVVGETGRKAAAGGV; this is translated from the coding sequence ATGCGATTCGTTATCGTGGGTTCCGGTCGCGTCGGGCTCCGGACGGCCCGCGTCCTCGACGAGAGCGGGCACGAGGTCGTCGTCATCGACAGCGACGACGCGAAGGTAGCGCGGGCTCGCGAAGAGGGGTACGATGCCATCGAGGGCGACGGGGCGATGGAGGCGACCCTCGACGAGGCCGACCTGGACAGCGCGGACGCGCTCGGTGCGCTCACCGGCGACCTCAACGACAACTTCGTCGCCTGTATGATCGCCAAGGAACACGGCTGTCGCACGGTCATGCGCATCGACGAGGACTACCGCGAGGAGATCTACCGCACCTACGCCGAGGACGTCGACGAGGTGATCTACCCCGAGCGGCTGGGCGCCATCGCCGCCAAGAACGCCCTGCTGGGCGGCAGCATCCGCGCCGTCGCCGACGTCGCCCACAACCTCCAGCTCGTCGAACTCACCGTCACCGAGCAGTCACCCGTCCGGGGCTACTCGCTGAGCGAACTCGAACTCCCCGCCCACTCGACGATGATGGCCTTCGGCAAGGACGGCGAACCAGCCCGGCTTGCCACCGACGACGACACGCTCGAACTCGGTGACCACCTGATCGTCCTCGCCGACTTCGACGCACTCTCGGACGTCCGCAGCATCGTCGTCGGCGAGACCGGCCGCAAGGCGGCCGCGGGGGGTGTGTAA
- a CDS encoding ABC transporter permease, giving the protein MTGTEHAVHRSLRTRIRENQRPAAVWVAVLLALVALEAGALVELAVVLVQGMVKAWPFGNPGMAQIESAKAAAEAIPTLLSRETIPNQGWRTGANGPWTNTFLGLEPMVAWLIRFTLVYAYVGVLIGWVLYGYRLYREHYRQADWTPTDDVVRRFRSHSWGRFGLVVVLAFVIMAVFAPTLSPALAEENIENPYSYDMQYFDEETGSVETVFVGEANSQSASQGAGDDNIGLWQYDDFDRFHPFGTMPNGKDLFTFMMYGARVSLFIGLLSMGIMGAFATVFAMTTAYYKGLVDLAVVIVGDSVMSIPQLLLLILAMAVFNGHWLEGIYNGGLLIALIFGLTGWPALWRAVRGPAFQVSTEEWVDAARSFGQRPSATMRKHMLPYVVGYLLVYASMTLGGVIIGTAALSFLGIGIDAPTPEWGRAVSLGQPFIATQSWHIAMIPGLLVVAVVTAFNALGDGIRDAIDPQQSAGGEAEASATDAGVAAGGGGG; this is encoded by the coding sequence ATGACTGGTACCGAACACGCCGTTCACCGATCGCTGCGGACACGGATTCGGGAGAACCAGCGGCCTGCAGCGGTGTGGGTCGCGGTGCTCCTCGCACTGGTCGCGCTCGAAGCCGGCGCGCTCGTCGAACTGGCAGTCGTGCTGGTACAGGGGATGGTGAAAGCCTGGCCCTTCGGCAACCCCGGAATGGCCCAGATCGAGAGCGCGAAGGCCGCGGCCGAGGCCATTCCGACGCTGCTCTCACGGGAGACCATCCCGAACCAGGGGTGGCGCACGGGCGCGAACGGCCCCTGGACGAACACGTTCCTCGGGCTCGAACCGATGGTCGCCTGGCTGATCCGATTTACGCTCGTCTACGCCTACGTGGGCGTGCTGATCGGCTGGGTCCTCTACGGCTACCGGCTCTACCGCGAGCACTACCGGCAGGCCGACTGGACCCCGACCGACGACGTCGTCCGCCGGTTCCGCTCGCACTCGTGGGGGCGGTTCGGACTCGTCGTCGTGCTGGCGTTCGTCATCATGGCCGTGTTCGCGCCGACGCTCTCCCCGGCGCTGGCCGAGGAGAACATCGAGAACCCCTACAGCTACGATATGCAGTACTTCGACGAGGAGACCGGCAGCGTCGAGACGGTGTTCGTCGGCGAGGCTAACAGCCAGTCGGCCTCGCAGGGGGCCGGAGACGACAACATCGGCCTCTGGCAGTACGACGACTTCGACCGGTTTCACCCGTTCGGGACCATGCCGAACGGGAAGGATCTGTTCACCTTCATGATGTACGGCGCCCGCGTCTCGCTGTTCATCGGCCTGCTGTCGATGGGGATCATGGGTGCGTTCGCGACGGTGTTCGCCATGACGACGGCCTACTACAAGGGACTCGTCGACCTCGCGGTGGTCATCGTCGGCGACTCGGTGATGTCGATCCCGCAGCTGTTACTGCTGATACTGGCGATGGCCGTGTTCAACGGCCACTGGCTGGAGGGGATCTACAACGGTGGGCTCCTCATCGCGCTCATCTTCGGGTTGACCGGGTGGCCGGCGCTGTGGCGGGCCGTCCGCGGCCCCGCGTTCCAGGTGTCGACCGAGGAGTGGGTCGACGCCGCGCGCTCGTTCGGTCAGCGCCCGAGCGCGACGATGCGCAAACACATGCTCCCCTACGTCGTGGGCTACCTGCTCGTCTACGCGTCGATGACGCTCGGCGGCGTCATCATCGGGACGGCGGCGCTGTCCTTCCTCGGCATCGGTATCGACGCGCCGACGCCCGAGTGGGGTCGCGCGGTGAGTCTCGGCCAGCCGTTCATCGCGACCCAGTCCTGGCACATCGCCATGATCCCGGGCCTGCTGGTCGTCGCCGTGGTGACGGCGTTCAACGCCCTGGGCGACGGCATCCGCGACGCCATCGACCCGCAGCAATCTGCGGGCGGTGAGGCCGAGGCCAGTGCCACCGACGCCGGCGTCGCAGCCGGAGGTGGTGGCGGATGA
- a CDS encoding DUF5813 family protein, with product MTDELPDAVAQAFDHHDAYERTEDGSYRLTTTVFDGRVTAEDAEEWRTSYTVTVRAPTLHAATEDDVGDAVADGWFETLELRLEDAPKATRADVELDAFSVERDGEDVVTTYEFTLGSADRAADVAKAFVEYVEGTYVEGIVPGYSYEGKVADLVSDASSGGGEGEVGGTPL from the coding sequence ATGACCGACGAGCTACCGGACGCAGTCGCGCAGGCGTTCGACCACCACGACGCCTACGAGCGGACCGAGGACGGATCGTATCGCCTGACGACGACGGTGTTCGACGGCCGCGTCACCGCCGAAGATGCCGAAGAGTGGCGAACCAGTTATACCGTCACCGTGCGCGCGCCGACGCTGCACGCAGCCACCGAGGACGACGTCGGTGACGCCGTCGCCGACGGCTGGTTCGAGACGCTGGAACTCCGCCTGGAAGACGCACCGAAGGCCACGCGAGCGGACGTCGAACTCGACGCGTTCTCGGTCGAACGGGACGGCGAGGACGTCGTGACGACCTACGAGTTCACGCTCGGGAGCGCCGACAGGGCCGCCGACGTGGCCAAGGCCTTCGTCGAGTACGTCGAGGGCACCTACGTCGAAGGAATCGTCCCCGGCTACAGCTACGAAGGCAAGGTCGCCGACTTGGTCAGCGACGCCTCCAGCGGCGGCGGTGAGGGCGAAGTCGGCGGCACGCCGCTGTAG